The following are encoded in a window of Maylandia zebra isolate NMK-2024a linkage group LG5, Mzebra_GT3a, whole genome shotgun sequence genomic DNA:
- the edem1 gene encoding ER degradation-enhancing alpha-mannosidase-like protein 1 — protein MQWRSILVGLVVLRLSLSCMLWLAFGLGPSWGFNFHLGFNLHKLDLLFREEKETEPRDNSWSERIHGPRYEETETTCASAGEESPKRSYLSFFDGNKDEYVRRYSSFPDTLKAKMKDMAKEMFYFGYDNYMKYAFPEDELNPIDCEGRGPDVQNPSNININDVLGNYSLTLIDTLDTLLVLGNVSEFQRAVKLVIDTVSFDKDSTVQVFEANIRILGSLISAHILLTDPKHPFGNVGFEGYDNELLHLAHDLAVRLLPAFENTSTGIPYPRVNLKNGVPPDSVNETCTAGAGSLLVEFGILSRLIGDSTFEWVARRAVRALWNLRSNETGLLGNVVNIQTGQWVGKQSGLGAGMDSFYEYLLKSYILFGEKEDYRMFTAAYESIQNHMRRGRESCNEGEGDPPLYVNVNMFSGEIMNTWIDSLQAFFPGLQVLNGDVDDAICLHAFYYAIWKRFGALPERYNWQLQAPDVLFYPLRPELVESTYLLYQATKNPFYLHVGMDILQSLEKNAKVRCGYATLHHVVDKSKEDRMESFFLSETCKYLYLLFDEDNPLHKSDNKYIFTTEGHVVPIDKRFREKQWNDDFPCEEGALTEREPVNQPAPRNISNCNRIPEERRYTLPLKSIYMRQIDHMVGVF, from the exons ATGCAATGGAGGTCAATACTTGTTGGTCTTGTCGTATTGAGACTGTCTCTCAGCTGCATGCTGTGGCTAGCTTTCGGACTGGGACCTAGCTGGGGGTTCAACTTCCATCTCGGTTTCAATTTGCACAAACTGGACTTGCTGTTCAGGGAGGAAAAGGAGACCGAGCCGCGAGATAACTCGTGGTCTGAACGAATACACGGCCCCAGATATGAAGAGACGGAGACCACCTGTGCGTCGGCGGGAGAGGAGTCCCCAAAGAGGTCCTACCTGAGCTTCTTCGATGGCAACAAGGACGAGTACGTGCGGAGATACAGCTCTTTCCCGGACACACTAAAGGCCAAAATGAAAGACATGGCCAAAGAAATGTTCTACTTCGGATATGACAATTATATGAAATATGCCTTTCCCGAGGACGAGCTGAATCCAATTGACTGTGAAGGGAGGGGTCCAGACGTGCAAAACCC ATCAAATATCAACATAAATGATGTCTTGGGGAACTATTCCCTTACTCTCATTGACACCTTGGACACTCTGTTG GTGCTCGGCAACGTGTCAGAGTTTCAAAGAGCCGTCAAACTGGTTATAGATACTGTATCTTTTGACAAGGACTCAACTGTGCAAGTTTTTGAGGCAAACATCAG gaTCTTGGGAAGCCTTATTTCAGCACACATTCTGCTGACTGACCCAAAACATCCTTTTGGCAATGTGGGCTTTGAAGGTTACGATAATGAGCTGCTACATTTGGCTCATGACTTGGCTGTGCGTTTGCTGCCAGCCTTTGAGAACACCAGCACAGGCATTCCCTACCCCAGG GTGAACCTGAAGAACGGAGTTCCTCCTGACAGTGTGAATGAGACCTGCACTGCAGGAGCCGGGTCCTTGCTGGTGGAGTTTGGAATTTTGAGCCGCTTAATTGGGGATTCGACATTTGAGTGGGTAGCTAGACGAGCTGTCAGAGCCCTGTGGAACCTGAGGAGCAACGAAACCGGTCTTTTGG GCAATGTAGTTAATATTCAAACAGGGCAGTGGGTTGGCAAGCAGAGTGGTCTTGGAGCTGGTATGGACTCCTTCTATGAGTACTTGCTTAAGTCGTACATCCTCTTTGGAGAAAAAGAGGACTACCGTATGTTTACAGCTGCTTATGAAAGCATCCAGAATCACATGAGACGAGG GAGAGAGTCGTGCAATGAAGGAGAAGGTGACCCACCTCTCTATGTTAATGTGAACATGTTCAGTGGTGAGATAATGAACACCTGGATTGACTCACTTCAGGCTTTCTTTCCTGGCCTTCAG GTACTGAATGGCGATGTAGATGATGCCATTTGCCTGCATGCCTTCTACTATGCCATCTGGAAGCGCTTTGGAGCTCTGCCAGAAAGATACAACTGGCAGCTGCAGGCTCCCGATGTGCTTTTCTACCCTTTAAGACCAGAACTAGTAGAGTCTACTTACCTGCTGTACCAG GCAACCAAAAATCCTTTCTATCTGCATGTTGGAATGGATATTCTACAGAGCCTTGAGAAAAATGCCAAAGTCAG ATGTGGGTATGCCACTCTCCATCATGTCGTGGATAAATCCAAAGAGGATCGCATGGAGAGCTTTTTCCTCAGCGAGACATGCAAATATCTTTATCTG CTGTTTGATGAAGACAACCCACTTCACAAATCCGATAACAAGTACATCTTCACAACCGAGGGTCATGTTGTGCCTATAGACAAACGCTTCAGGGAGAAACAATGGAATGATGACTTTCCATGTGAGGAGGGAGCACTGACAGAAAGAGAGCCAGTCAACCAGCCTGCTCCAAGAAACATCAGCAAT TGTAACAGGATCCCAGAGGAGCGACGGTACACTCTCCCATTAAAGAGCATCTACATGAGGCAAATAGATCACATGGTGGGAGTTTTTTGA
- the tnfrsf18 gene encoding tumor necrosis factor receptor superfamily member 3, with protein MIHLNLSMALIALFVAFWTIGCVKSCGDQQTQMSGRCCNKCPPGTYVEEFCSDRQQTACKACPDGHFSQLPNLFDRCEKCQTCQHYAVKCTSTTNATCSCAAGFLCSNSICSTCVKDKCVTGEKPKRTVVSSNARVIEYSYQCEAICGEKQYFDVQTNDCKPLTQCSVLGFPERFPGNRTHDSICDIPGPKDGGDFIHVILGISVILLSLSLFLFMSYTCIKYLRIHTANHKPMLAVPTNISDFHLPKEESGLQFVQDGSKDSDICDLESIILR; from the exons ATGATTCACTTGAACCTCTCCATGGCACTTATAGCATTATTTGTGGCCTTTTGGACTATAGGATGCGTTAAAAGCTGCGGTGATCAACAGACTCAGATGAGTGGACGGTGTTGTAACAAGTGTCccccag GCACTTATGTAGAAGAGTTTTGCTCTGACAGACAACAAACTGCCTGCAAAGCCTGTCCAGACGGACATTTCTCACAACTTCCCAACCTCTTTGACAGATGTGAAAAATGTCAGACATGTCAGC ATTATGCTGTGAAATGTACATCAACCACAAATGCAACCTGTAGTTGTGCCGCTGGTTTCCTGTGCTCCAACAGCATCTGTTCGACTTGTGTGAAAGACAAATGCgtcacaggagagaaaccaaaAAGGACAG TCGTCTCCTCGAATGCAAGGGTGATAGAATATTCGTATCAGTGTGAAGCCATATGTGGCGAAAAACAATATTTCGATGTGCAAACGAATGACTGCAAACCACTGACACA GTGCAGCGTGCTGGGGTTTCCTGAAAGGTTTCCAGGGAACAGGACACACGACTCAATTTGTGACATACCCG GGCCCAAAGACGGTGGAGACTTCATTCATGTGATCCTTGGCATTAGTGTCATTTTGCTGTCTCTCAGCCTCTTTCTGTTCATGTCCTACACATGTATAAAGTACCTAAGGATTCACACAGCAA ACCACAAACCCATGCTGGCTGTTCCTACTAACATCAGTGACTTTCACCTACCAAAGGAAGAGAGCGGGCTTCAGTTTGTCCAGGATGGATCCAAGGACAGTGACATTTGTGATCTAGAAAGCATTATTTTAAGATGA
- the arl8ba gene encoding ADP-ribosylation factor-like protein 8B-A — translation MLALINRLLDWIKSLFWKEEMELTLVGLQYSGKTTFVNVIASGHFSEDMIPTVGFNMRKVTKGNVTIKIWDIGGQPRFRSMWERYCRGVNAIVYMVDAADREKVEASRNELHNLLDKPQLQGIPVLVLGNKRDLPTALDEKQLIEKMNLSAIQDREICCYSISCKEKDNIDITLQWLIQHSKSRRS, via the exons ATGCTTGCACTAATAAACCGGCTTTTGGACTGGATCAAGTCTCTGTTTTGGAAGGAGGAGATGGAGTTGACGCTGGTCGGCCTGCAGTACTCGGGGAAAACAACATTTGTAAACGTGATCGCT TCTGGGCATTTCAGTGAAGATATGATTCCTACAGTCGGGTTCAACATGAGGAAGGTCACTAAAGGAAATGTCACGATCAAG ATCTGGGATATAGGAGGGCAGCCGAGGTTCAGGAGCATGTGGGAGCGTTACTGTCGGGGAGTTAATGCAATCGT GTACATGGTTGACGCTGCAGATCGAGAAAAGGTGGAGGCATCGAGAAATGAGCTTCATAATTTATTAGACAAACCTCAGTTGCAAGGAATTCCC GTTTTGGTACTGGGTAACAAAAGGGATCTCCCCACTGCACTAGACGAGAAGCAGCTCATTGAGAAAAT GAATCTGTCAGCTATACAGGACAGGGAGATATGCTGTTACTCTATTTCCTGCAAAGAGAAAGACAACATTG ATATCACACTTCAGTGGCTCATCCAGCACTCAAAGTCACGCAGGAGCTGA